A genomic region of Dunckerocampus dactyliophorus isolate RoL2022-P2 chromosome 10, RoL_Ddac_1.1, whole genome shotgun sequence contains the following coding sequences:
- the acer1 gene encoding alkaline ceramidase 1, with product MGGVHSSERMAGVFSYESSEIDWCEDNYKHSEHVVEFFNTTSSFIFFIISPIMLYLLHPYAKERNLAIHLVWIMMFFVGFFSAYFHMTLSFVGQMLDELSILWALAAGYAIWFPRRLFPSFIKDRSTFARLILVFTAVTSVTSFVRPTANAYALNLFGLHLLYILAIEMRSCTDQKVLRLAKLSVALWVLAISCWISDRFGCGFWKSLNFCYLHGIWHILIAIAVAYATTLVAYLDANYEIPYSLPGLRYWPCDKWALGLPHIVLKGTSKTLKRC from the exons ATGGGAG GTGTCCACTCAAGCGAGAGGATGGCTGGAGTTTTCTCCTATGAGAGTTCAGAGATCGACTGGTGTGAAGACAACTACAAACACTCGGAACACGTGGTGGAGTTCTTCAACACT ACGAGCAGCTTCATTTTCTTTATTATATCTCCTATCATGCTGTACCTCCTGCATCCTTATGCCAAAGAGAGGAACTTAGCAATCCACTTGGTCTGGATCATGATGTTTTTTGTTG GATTTTTCTCTGCCTACTTTCATATGACTCTCAGCTTTGTGGGCCAGATGCTGGATGAGTTGTCAATCTTGTGGGCGTTGGCAGCGGGATACGCCATCTGGTTCCCACGTAGGCTGTTCCCTTCTTTTATCAAGGACAG GTCCACCTTTGCAAGACTCATCCTGGTGTTTACTGCCGTCACTTCGGTCACCTCCTTTGTCAGGCCCACAGCCAATGCCTACGCTCTCAACCTCTTCGGCCTGCACCTGCTCTACATCCTGGCTATTGAGATGAGAAG CTGCACGGACCAGAAGGTTTTAAGGCTTGCCAAGCTGTCAGTGGCTTTATGGGTGCTGGCTATCTCCTGCTGGATTAGTGATCGTTTTGGCTGTGGATTTTGGAAGAGCCTGAACTTCTGCTACCTGCACGGTATATG GCACATTTTGATCGCGATAGCGGTGGCATATGCGACTACACTCGTCGCTTACCTGGATGCCAACTACGAGATCCCCTACTCACTGCCTGGACTGCGGTACTGGCCCTGTGATAAGTGGGCACTTGGATTACCTCATATTGTCCTGAAAGGCACAAGCAAGACATTAAAGCGGTGCTAA